AATGTCAGTTGTCAAACCATTTTATTTTCCTGTAGCGAAAAAGCAAAGGTGTATCCCCGTAAAGTCTTTTGTCAAATCaacttcttcttttgctttttttggcttttaggtgtgccaaatcggcacgttgtatttcgccaatgtcacgtatacttggaagatccacaaaggtgatttTAAGGAAAGGTACACCTTAAAGCcagaaaaagcaaaagaagacgATAATCTAAGCTATTTAACACTGGCAAAGtgcattgtgctgttttggcgaaaagccataaatcaacaGAAGTAGAAGAATAAtctaagaaaaattaataataaaagactAATGCTCAGAATGAATGTGATAGAAACGGTATTTATAGAATTGCTGAACGCTATTGAAaggtaacaaataataatgataatataatcgATGATACATTTTAGAtactgcttttattttatataatacaaaaggaaaatatgtatttaaagaaaaataaaattgacgactattattttcaattatgaaataattgaACAAATTTTTTTGTTCAGCGGGAGCAATCTTCGAATTGGCTGACCCGAGCTTGACAGAACATTCACAAGAACGTGTTGACATAGCTTTGCTTTTGTAGCTACTATCTAGTCTACTTTCTGGACAATCACTAAAAAGTATTAAGAAGTATCACGCTCGTGCtgtcataatatttaatgaacGCACGAGCGTGATTAACATAATAAGcaggattttttgtttgttaataattattatttaggatATAAAACAAGGcaatgattataaaaattaatattaaattaattattgcgatcgtaacttaaatacatttaaaaatggtATCATTTTAAAGTAGTCAGCCGTCGGCGATTCGGCGGATTTTTTTTGACATGGCTTTTTGGCttcatttcattattttgaCATTTCGATGTCAACCGCTACGTATTTCTTTGAGAAAAGTCAAATTTTCATAGTTTTTCTTCACCCCTACGCTTTTTCCACTCGGATTATTTCGTAAGCCTATTAGGGAGAAACGTGCTCGAGTGTTAATTGAGGATGAACTCCAGAAATTCCGCGAGAACCATGTGACACGAATACGAAAAAGGGCTTCCAGACCGTCAATGTGACAGAAATGTTTTCTGCCATCGCGACGGCCCAGCGCTGCTGCGAGGACGACCCTGCGTCGACGCGTGATACACGAACCGGGAAATAGGGCAATTGCGTCAAAGATGAGCGCGAGATGGCCAGTCAACCACCGAACCCTAGTGAAGGTGCGGAGGGTGGTTCCGAGTTCCCGGAGGAGGCGGGCAGGCAACGCGCGGCCGCCCCGCAGAAGACGTTCATAGCGCCGCCCGCGTCGCAGCTACCCTCAAAGCTGGAGTTCGTAGCGCGCAGCGGGTCAGGCCGCAGCATCAAGCACACGTTCCGCACCGTCAAGTTCGCGCGGCGCGTGCCCACCCTGCCGCCCAAGAGGCCCGAGCTCGCGGGCGCCGCCGGCCCCGGGGCGGCGGGCCCCAGCACGCCCGCGCCTGAGCGGCGCCCGCGTCGTGACCGAGGCAAGCGCCACATTTGCGCCACCTGCGAGAAGCGCTTCTCCAGCCCCGGCAAGCTCAGCCAGCACGTCCTCTCGCACACTGGTGAGCTTCCGTTTGCGTGTGACTTGTGTGACAAGCGttttaattctaaatttaaattggtGCGCCATAGTCTCATACACAGTGAGGCGCGAGCCTTTGCTTGTACGGATTGCGGTAAGACTTTTAATCGTAAAGATCATCTCACCAATCATGTTAGAGTGCACAATCCTGTTAAAAAACTATATACATGCGATCGGCCTAACTGTAGGAAATCATACACCTCCCTTCTGAGCTATCGCAAACATGCAGCTTTACACTCTGCGGAAGAAGGAAATTTACAGTGTAAGATTTGCGATGAGGTATTTAGTACTAAACAGGATATTGTTAACCATCTTAAGGTACATACAGGGAGTCGCACACCAAAAAGTGAGACTGATAAGAAATTTACCTGTGATCATTGTGACAGAAAATTTTTTACTGCTAAGGATGTCCGTCGACATCTAGTTGTACACACAGGTAGGCGAGATTTTTTATGTCCATACTGCCCTCAAAAGTTTGGACGCAAAGATCATTTAGTCAGGCATGTTAAAAATGCCCATCCAGAAGAATCATGGAGGTCAGCTGCAGTAGGTACTTCTAAGGACCCAATGCCAGAAGCCACTTCGTTTGAGAAATCATACTCTGAATTTTCTATAGAAGGTGCTGATTTTGATGTATGGAAAACTCCCAAGCAAGAATTACAAGAGATTCAGACAGATGTACCAAATCCTGATATAATGGATGAAATACCAGATATAAAAATTGAGCCAACTGAAGAAGTAAAACTAGAAGCTCCACCGTCACCTCACTGTGATATCCTTAACTACCCTGTTGTGTTTGTGGTTTCTCCTCCTTATCCAGCAACATCAACTGAGTTGCCTTACATGACGACACAGCCTATAGTGAATCCAATGAGTGTGCATTTGCTGAGTTCAGAGACTGTGCAAACTATATTGATGGATCCAGGAGAGGGGACGTCAGGGCTGTCGAGTCAGATGCTGGGTTTGCTAGAGGAAAGTGAACCAACATTCCCAAGCGAAGAAGGCCGCGTGCAGCAACGACTGCCAGCGTTCACACAGGCCTTCCAAACAGCCCAGAGCCCGAAGCCTCCTCCTCCACCACCCCCACCCCACTAGCCCATCTCGCCACCCTTGCATTTACCATACGTCTATACCAAGCTACCTCATTATGTAAGGTTGGTCTAAGCTGTaaaatatagtctggaatagtgCAGTAgcaatgttattataaaaatggtGTTTGAAGGATACTTGATTTGTGCACTACAGATTAAAGTTGCCAAATAGTGTGTTTGTCTCAGGTATACCAAAATGTTTCCGAATTCTACatgaatatattatctagtCATGTATGTACTTTCGgaattgtaaattgtttatttatagcaTTTATGTATGACGTTTATAGAGTATCAATGGGACCAACTCTGTAAGCTGTAAGATGGGAAGCATTAGCGCACGTTGTCCATGATGCATGCATTTTAATGATATTGTAGGGCTGTTATTTAAGTGAGCTGGATTAGTATTAAGGTTTATGGCTCTTGAAAGCAGTAGGCTGTATAATATGTTTTAGAGAGGCGTACTGCTTATCCACACGAAGCTAGTACAACAAAGAGCATATTCCTTTTGGAAAAATACTGAGGATGGTGTTAAGATCAGATCTGCTGTaagttataaaacaatttcatcATAAATAACCACTGAGACTATCTGTATCTGAACTGGTTCATGATCATTCTATTTAACAGACTGTTTTGGAAACTGGAATTACCCAGTTTCCAAAACCACCATTAACGTTTGAATATAAACATACCTCAGAAGCACCAGGTTCTGGTGTTTCCTTAGCATTAAGACAATCAACTGTAGGGTCGGTCGCCGTATGAAGTGTGCAGAGAGACATTAGGGTCATGAAAATAATGTGCCAAAATTACTTGATTCTGGACTACAAACCGAAAAAATGTGATTGAACATTAagcaataataattctttagctCAAATGAGCAAAAGAAGCTGATATTGATGttggcaatttaaattttaactacctAAACTGgtattacacaaaaaaaaagagaaactaAGAATAGTCTCAGCATATTTTTAGGAGTATGAGCCAAATTATGTAATTTGTAGTAAGTTTCACTTTGAGACTAGGTGAGTGTGTCAAGAAGTCtgtaaaaaatgtaataggaaTTCAAACGACTTTTGTGTGATTGAATTGAAAGAAAGGTTTACAGCTTTATTAGATGCCTtacatttatcaaaatatatttcattgttaAGTGTATTCAAAGTGCATTATACGTCAGGAATTTCTTAGTAGCATTTAATTTGTGGAATGCTTCACTAAAACTGAGGCTTTATAAACTGTGGTTTCTTAAAGAACACAAGTTATGAAATGAAAGCACTGCAACATTCTGTTTTTTCAAGGTTTCCTGTTATGTAAAATCCTATAGAATCCTATTATGTGTGATTGCTtgttatactatattttttcattcatgaaaattacataaaatctaaatatttatcCAAAGGTATTTttctggatatttttttttataaatcaaagaataacaatttattcattagaataaatagaattaacttttttaaacaatatgggAGTCGCTAATTTAGCGAgagaaattattgtaaataattatcaaaacaacacctaagtaagtatttttatatttttcacgcactttttttaacaattgtCATTATCAATGTTGGGCGTCTAGTAATAGCGAAAATAATGCCTAGAGGAAAGATCCCGTGTTGTACAAGCTTCATATAATagaatatgtaaataattctAATCTTTTAGGTTAATAGGactgtaaaaaatttaatctaCCTCAATTGCAACTTATTCTTACGTCTAGAAATTTAATTACTATACTAGGTTAGTGAGAaaagaaaacgttttttttttctatttgagaACTATACAAAACCAAGGGCtggtttatgttttaaaattatcgtTGTGTTTATAGTTAGCACTAGCAATCCATTTATACGAATGTCTCGTCAACTAGGAGGAACAGAGCCAACAGAGAAAAGGTATTAAAAAAGTCATAACTCATATCTAATTTTCCAATTCTGTTAGATATAAATCACTGGAT
This sequence is a window from Pararge aegeria chromosome 1, ilParAegt1.1, whole genome shotgun sequence. Protein-coding genes within it:
- the LOC120623282 gene encoding zinc finger protein PLAGL1-like, with the translated sequence MASQPPNPSEGAEGGSEFPEEAGRQRAAAPQKTFIAPPASQLPSKLEFVARSGSGRSIKHTFRTVKFARRVPTLPPKRPELAGAAGPGAAGPSTPAPERRPRRDRGKRHICATCEKRFSSPGKLSQHVLSHTGELPFACDLCDKRFNSKFKLVRHSLIHSEARAFACTDCGKTFNRKDHLTNHVRVHNPVKKLYTCDRPNCRKSYTSLLSYRKHAALHSAEEGNLQCKICDEVFSTKQDIVNHLKVHTGSRTPKSETDKKFTCDHCDRKFFTAKDVRRHLVVHTGRRDFLCPYCPQKFGRKDHLVRHVKNAHPEESWRSAAVGTSKDPMPEATSFEKSYSEFSIEGADFDVWKTPKQELQEIQTDVPNPDIMDEIPDIKIEPTEEVKLEAPPSPHCDILNYPVVFVVSPPYPATSTELPYMTTQPIVNPMSVHLLSSETVQTILMDPGEGTSGLSSQMLGLLEESEPTFPSEEGRVQQRLPAFTQAFQTAQSPKPPPPPPPPH